In one Rutidosis leptorrhynchoides isolate AG116_Rl617_1_P2 chromosome 8, CSIRO_AGI_Rlap_v1, whole genome shotgun sequence genomic region, the following are encoded:
- the LOC139864560 gene encoding uncharacterized protein: MNKPNFCGSKIRSRHRHHQNRRNFPNLRLVLGHLFSAQSNIDPSHSYGHLRSCSPVLGAGRPRGVRGGCRVATVGRIRVGSWNIGTLTGKRIELVDTFLKSKVDIVCVQETRWKGEEAIEIQDYKLWYSGSRIARNGVGIFLGKLHKDNVVDVGRFSDRIMSVSLIIKEETFTVISAYAPHAGLGDAEKKSFWELLDEVVRGCPADHRLIIGGDLNGHIGVEAEGYEGAHGGFGFGPRNEEGRSILEFAIAHELVVANSFFKKRDAQLATFHSGGRSTQIDFLLLRKGELRTCKDCKVLPALTCSSQHRLLVMDLVTRGRVGRRARAVQLRILWKNLYGANAETFRAIVVNRLSVEEDYVAPTDADQIWNRMASTIRDVAKETLGVAIGTSRAH; the protein is encoded by the exons ATGAATAAACCTAATTTTTGTGGGAGTAAAATTAGAAGCCGTCACCGGCACCATCAAAATCGCAGGAATTTTCCGAACCTGAGA CTTGTACTTGGTCATCTTTTTAGTGCACAAAGTAACATAGATCCTTCGCATAGTTATGGTCACTTGAGGTCATGTTCTCCTGTTTTAGGGGCGGGTAGGCCTAGAGGGGTTAGAGGAGGTTGTAGGGTAGCCACCGTTGGTAGGATTAGAGTGGGTAGTTGGAATATAGGAACCTTGACTGGTAAGAGGATTGAGCTCGTTGATACCTTTCTTAAGAGTAAGGTAGACATAGTGTGtgttcaagagactagatggaagggtgAAGAGGCGATAGAGATTCAGGACTATAAGTTGTGGTACTCGGGTTCTAGGATAGCACGAAACGGGGTAGGTATCTTTTTAGGAAAACTACATAAAGATAACGTTGTTGACGTGGGCAGgtttagcgataggattatgtcggttagttTAATTATTAAGGAGGAGACTTTCACGGTCATTAGTGCATACGCACCTCATGCAGGTTTAGGTGATGCGGAAAAGAAGAGTTTTTGGGAATTGTTAGATGAGGTGGTGAGGGGGTGCCCAGCCGACCATCGACTGATTATAGGTGGTGATCTGAATGGACATATAGGAGTGGAGGCAGAAGGTTATGAGGGAGCCCATGGTGGCTTTGGGTTTGGTCCTAGAAATGAAGAGGGGCGCTCAATTCTTGAGTTTGCCATTGCCCACGAGTTGGTGGTAGCAAACTCTTTCTTCAAGAAGAGGGATGCTCAGTTAGCCACATTCCATAGCGGGGGTCGCAGCACCCAGATTGACTTTTTGCTTCTTCGTAAAGGGGAACTTAGGACATGTAAGGACTGTAAGGTCCTTCCAGCTTTGACGTGCTCCTCCCAGCACAGATTGCTGGTCATGGACCTAGTCACTAGGGGAAGAGTTGGCAGGAGGGCTAGGGCTGTACAACTTAGAATCCTTTGGAAGAACCTCTATGGAGCGAATGCGGAGACTTTTAGAGCGATTGTTGTTAATAGATTGAGTGTAGAAGAGGATTACGTTGCCCCTACGGACGCAGACCAGATATGGAATCGCATGGCGTCCACTATCAGAGATGTGGCAAAAGAGACCTTAGGAGTGGCTATAGGGACATCGAGAGCCCATTAG